A window of the Haloarcula litorea genome harbors these coding sequences:
- a CDS encoding AAA family ATPase: MSDTAHTTESGSEQWLVTVCGLPGVGKSTTAEEIASRLDATLLRTDTVRTDVVEDPTYEDAEVWLVYGALFERARARLAEGESVVLDGTFKTPDHRRRAETIAGKHARSGALVWVTCEESVARERIRNRTDDPSEADTRVYEELSAEFDPPADADLVVDNSGSIDEMHRQIGELF; the protein is encoded by the coding sequence GTGTCAGACACCGCTCACACCACCGAGTCGGGCAGCGAGCAGTGGCTGGTGACCGTCTGTGGGCTCCCCGGCGTCGGGAAGTCCACGACGGCCGAGGAGATCGCGTCGCGTCTCGACGCGACGCTGCTACGGACCGACACCGTCCGGACCGACGTCGTCGAGGACCCGACCTACGAGGACGCGGAGGTCTGGCTCGTCTACGGCGCGCTGTTCGAGCGCGCCCGCGCTCGCCTCGCGGAGGGCGAGTCGGTCGTCCTCGACGGGACGTTCAAGACCCCCGACCACCGCCGACGAGCCGAGACCATCGCCGGGAAGCACGCCCGCTCGGGCGCGCTCGTCTGGGTCACCTGCGAGGAGTCGGTCGCCCGCGAGCGCATCCGGAACCGGACCGACGACCCCAGCGAGGCCGACACCCGCGTCTACGAGGAGCTCAGCGCGGAGTTCGACCCGCCGGCGGACGCGGACCTGGTCGTCGACAACTCCGGGAGCATCGACGAGATGCACCGCCAGATCGGCGAGCTGTTCTGA
- a CDS encoding DNA cytosine methyltransferase, with amino-acid sequence MDGATADEDAVAAVLDLFCGGGGLSTGFEQAGYDVVAGVDVNEDFLPTFEHNHEDSLAIQADLGEVDPAAFYDDHDIDTDAVDVVVGGPPCKGFSIAGKRDPEDERNSLVGSFIDHVAHVEPDVFVMENVPGIKSMEDGDVVRKIHQRYEEIGYSVKHETLNAADYGVPQARRRVVFVGRADGEVPTFPDRTHRPSEQTTLSSAALEPYVTVREALVEKEIEGLPNHETTDHSDDMVERIAEVDHGDSLYESFGDSWRRLEPDEPAFTVKENHNAPFIHPTEDRVGTVRECAILQTFPDDYEFQGPKSTQLKIVGNAVPVRLGRVVAEAVREDLAEMRDASVTSTS; translated from the coding sequence ATGGACGGGGCAACTGCCGACGAGGACGCGGTCGCCGCGGTGCTCGACCTCTTCTGTGGCGGCGGCGGGCTCTCGACGGGCTTCGAGCAGGCCGGTTACGACGTCGTCGCCGGCGTCGACGTCAACGAGGACTTCCTCCCGACGTTCGAGCACAACCACGAGGACTCGCTGGCGATCCAGGCGGACCTGGGCGAGGTCGACCCCGCCGCGTTCTACGACGACCACGACATCGACACGGACGCCGTCGACGTGGTCGTCGGCGGGCCGCCGTGCAAGGGGTTCAGCATCGCCGGCAAGCGCGACCCCGAGGACGAGCGGAACTCCCTGGTCGGGTCGTTTATCGACCACGTCGCCCACGTCGAACCCGACGTGTTCGTGATGGAGAACGTCCCCGGCATCAAGTCGATGGAGGACGGCGACGTCGTCCGGAAGATCCACCAGCGCTACGAGGAGATCGGCTACTCGGTGAAACACGAGACGCTCAACGCCGCCGACTACGGCGTCCCGCAGGCGCGCCGGCGCGTCGTCTTCGTCGGCCGGGCGGACGGCGAGGTACCGACGTTCCCCGACCGGACCCACCGACCGTCCGAGCAGACGACCCTCTCGAGTGCGGCCCTCGAGCCCTACGTCACCGTCCGCGAGGCCCTCGTCGAGAAGGAGATCGAGGGGCTGCCCAACCACGAGACGACCGACCACAGCGACGACATGGTCGAGCGCATCGCCGAGGTCGACCACGGCGACAGCCTCTACGAGAGCTTCGGCGACAGCTGGCGGCGGCTCGAGCCCGACGAGCCCGCGTTCACGGTCAAGGAGAACCACAACGCCCCGTTCATCCACCCGACCGAGGACCGCGTCGGCACCGTCCGGGAGTGTGCGATCCTGCAGACGTTCCCCGACGACTACGAGTTCCAGGGCCCCAAGAGCACGCAGCTCAAGATCGTCGGCAACGCCGTCCCGGTCCGACTCGGGCGGGTCGTCGCCGAGGCCGTCCGCGAGGACCTCGCGGAGATGCGCGACGCGTCGGTCACGTCGACGTCGTAG
- a CDS encoding DNA-methyltransferase — protein METRHRVVVDDSRQLPLPDDSVELVVTSPPYPMIEMWDDVFAALDPSVGEALDAAEGRRAFELMHEVLADVWAEVERVLVDGGIACVNVGDATRSVDGSFRVYQNHARVVDAFESLGFEPLPEILWRKPANSGAKFMGSGMVPPNAYVTLEHEYVLVFRNGTESRSFEPGADRRYEAAYFWEERNRWFSDVWADVRGEHQTLSRDDLRDRSAAYPFEIPYRLINMYSVYGDAVLDPFWGTGTTSLAALVAGRNSVGVEREREFTRVFDERVAEAPSLSRSVVADRLAAHESFVADRRADGETFDYESETYGFPVTTSQETDLRLYTVESVAEADDGYRAVHAPVEQVPADAAETDPQ, from the coding sequence ATGGAAACGCGGCACCGCGTCGTCGTCGACGACTCGCGCCAGCTCCCGCTGCCCGACGACTCCGTCGAACTGGTCGTCACGTCCCCGCCGTACCCGATGATCGAGATGTGGGACGACGTGTTCGCGGCGCTGGACCCGTCGGTCGGCGAGGCGCTGGACGCGGCGGAGGGGCGGCGGGCCTTCGAACTGATGCACGAGGTGCTGGCCGACGTCTGGGCGGAGGTCGAGCGCGTCCTCGTCGACGGCGGTATCGCCTGTGTCAACGTCGGTGACGCGACCCGCAGTGTCGACGGGAGCTTCCGGGTCTACCAGAACCACGCCCGCGTCGTCGACGCGTTCGAGTCGCTGGGCTTCGAACCGCTGCCCGAGATCCTGTGGCGCAAGCCGGCCAACTCCGGCGCGAAGTTCATGGGCTCGGGGATGGTGCCGCCCAACGCCTACGTCACGCTTGAACACGAGTACGTCCTCGTGTTCCGCAACGGGACCGAGTCGCGGTCGTTCGAGCCGGGGGCCGACAGACGCTACGAGGCGGCGTACTTCTGGGAGGAGCGCAACAGGTGGTTCAGCGACGTCTGGGCGGACGTCCGCGGCGAGCACCAGACGCTTTCGCGCGACGACCTCCGGGACCGGTCGGCGGCCTACCCCTTCGAGATCCCCTACCGCCTGATCAACATGTACAGCGTCTACGGCGACGCGGTGCTGGACCCGTTCTGGGGGACCGGTACCACCTCGCTGGCGGCGCTGGTCGCCGGCCGGAACTCCGTCGGCGTCGAGCGCGAGCGGGAGTTCACGCGGGTGTTCGACGAGCGCGTGGCCGAGGCCCCGTCGCTCTCGCGGTCGGTGGTCGCGGACCGGCTCGCGGCCCACGAGTCGTTCGTCGCGGACCGGCGCGCGGACGGCGAGACGTTCGACTACGAGTCCGAGACCTACGGCTTCCCGGTGACGACGAGCCAGGAGACCGACCTCCGACTGTACACGGTCGAGTCCGTCGCGGAGGCCGACGACGGGTACCGCGCCGTCCACGCGCCGGTCGAGCAGGTGCCCGCCGACGCGGCGGAGACGGACCCCCAGTAG
- a CDS encoding universal stress protein, which translates to MFDTLLVPTDGSGVADAAVDAGIALADRFDAELHVVHALEPSELPPGVEDEAAGALAHRGETAVTDAIDRAREAGVDATGTVLEATGATHDLLVAYATEHGVDCIVMGTYGRTGLDRFVLGSVAERTLRTAPMPVLTVHEGTELRLPFESVLVATDGSDCSAVAADRGADLAAAMDATLHVVHVVDATVPPGDLAPGTVLDELETAGERAIQSAVDRAPDAVSTVEASVLRGVPYRAILDYAEEHAVDCLVLGTHGRSGLERYVLGSVAERVVRLSDTPVLTVTDDRPG; encoded by the coding sequence GTGTTCGACACGCTACTGGTCCCGACCGACGGCAGCGGCGTCGCCGACGCGGCCGTCGACGCCGGGATCGCACTCGCCGACCGTTTCGACGCCGAGTTGCACGTCGTCCACGCGCTGGAGCCCTCCGAGCTCCCGCCGGGCGTCGAGGACGAGGCCGCCGGTGCGCTCGCCCACCGCGGCGAGACCGCCGTCACGGACGCCATCGACCGGGCACGCGAGGCGGGCGTCGACGCCACGGGCACGGTGCTGGAGGCGACCGGCGCGACCCACGACCTCCTGGTCGCCTACGCCACCGAACACGGCGTCGACTGTATCGTGATGGGGACCTACGGCCGCACCGGCCTGGACCGGTTCGTCCTCGGCAGCGTCGCCGAGCGGACCCTCCGGACCGCGCCGATGCCCGTACTGACGGTCCACGAGGGGACGGAACTGCGGCTCCCCTTCGAGTCGGTCCTGGTGGCGACCGACGGGAGCGACTGCTCGGCGGTCGCCGCCGACCGCGGGGCCGACCTCGCGGCCGCGATGGACGCGACGCTGCACGTCGTCCACGTCGTCGACGCCACGGTCCCGCCGGGGGACCTCGCCCCGGGGACCGTCCTGGACGAACTCGAAACGGCCGGCGAGCGGGCGATCCAGTCGGCGGTCGACCGCGCTCCCGACGCCGTCTCGACCGTCGAGGCGTCGGTCCTCCGCGGCGTCCCGTACCGCGCCATCCTCGACTACGCCGAGGAGCACGCCGTCGACTGCCTCGTGCTCGGGACCCACGGCCGGTCGGGGCTCGAACGGTACGTCCTCGGGAGCGTCGCCGAACGCGTCGTCCGGCTCAGTGATACGCCGGTCCTCACGGTCACGGACGACCGGCCGGGCTGA
- a CDS encoding permease — MERKEYAILAVVALATVALGVVTTSKPLVSFFVESTRQFLTTTAAMAWITWWALVVGFAIAGGVEAWTSDEKVSDLLEGHGLRELGYGSLFGFVSSSCSYSAIATAKNLFKKGGSAAATLGAFMFASTNLVVEIGIVIYLLLGWQFLVADVVGGFLLIGLMAVGFVYLTPDEVVEQARENVQDAGDATVQDPVCGMELDPDEADHSTEHDGGTYYFCSESCKDSFDPEEANPTIREQATTLSGWKALADKQWSEWGMLWDEIAIGFVFAGLIAGFVPEHVWTSVFSGPTFGLPVYVVWTAALGAVIGVATFVCSVGNVPFGAVLYANGLPFGSVLSYIFADLIVPPIMDAYREYYGTKFAAVLSGMIFVSAVLTGVVVHFVFLGAGLVPPASSVQIAAVEIEMNYKLVLNVLATVLFLVLYWLHRSDSVGDGERGEHAHAAD; from the coding sequence ATGGAGAGAAAGGAGTACGCGATCCTCGCGGTCGTCGCGCTCGCGACGGTCGCACTCGGTGTCGTCACGACGTCGAAGCCGCTGGTGTCGTTCTTCGTCGAGAGCACGCGCCAGTTCCTCACGACGACGGCGGCGATGGCCTGGATCACGTGGTGGGCGCTCGTCGTCGGGTTCGCCATCGCCGGCGGCGTCGAGGCCTGGACCTCAGACGAGAAGGTCTCGGACCTGCTCGAGGGCCACGGCCTCCGGGAGCTGGGCTACGGCTCTCTGTTCGGGTTCGTTTCCTCGTCGTGTTCCTACAGCGCCATCGCCACGGCGAAGAACCTCTTCAAGAAGGGCGGGTCCGCCGCGGCCACGCTCGGCGCGTTCATGTTCGCGTCGACGAACCTGGTCGTCGAGATCGGCATCGTCATCTACCTCCTGTTGGGCTGGCAGTTCCTCGTCGCCGACGTCGTCGGCGGCTTCCTGCTCATCGGCCTGATGGCCGTCGGGTTCGTCTACCTCACGCCCGACGAGGTCGTCGAGCAGGCCCGCGAGAACGTTCAGGACGCCGGGGACGCGACGGTCCAGGACCCCGTCTGTGGGATGGAACTCGACCCCGACGAGGCCGACCACTCCACCGAACACGACGGGGGGACCTACTACTTCTGCTCGGAGTCCTGCAAGGACAGCTTCGACCCGGAGGAGGCCAACCCGACCATCCGGGAGCAGGCGACTACGCTGTCCGGGTGGAAGGCACTCGCCGACAAGCAGTGGTCGGAGTGGGGGATGCTCTGGGACGAGATCGCCATCGGCTTCGTCTTCGCCGGCCTGATCGCCGGTTTCGTCCCGGAACACGTCTGGACCTCCGTGTTCTCCGGCCCCACGTTCGGCCTCCCGGTCTACGTCGTCTGGACCGCGGCACTGGGTGCCGTCATCGGCGTCGCGACGTTCGTCTGTTCGGTCGGGAACGTCCCCTTCGGTGCCGTCCTCTACGCCAACGGGCTGCCGTTCGGGTCGGTGCTCTCGTACATCTTCGCCGACCTCATCGTCCCGCCGATCATGGACGCCTACCGGGAGTACTACGGGACCAAATTCGCGGCGGTCCTCTCGGGGATGATCTTCGTCTCGGCGGTCCTCACCGGGGTCGTCGTTCACTTCGTGTTCCTCGGTGCGGGGCTCGTCCCGCCCGCGTCGAGCGTCCAGATCGCCGCGGTAGAGATCGAGATGAACTACAAGCTGGTCCTGAACGTGCTCGCGACGGTGTTGTTCCTGGTCCTCTACTGGCTCCACCGTTCTGACTCCGTCGGCGACGGGGAGCGCGGCGAACACGCCCACGCCGCCGACTGA
- a CDS encoding S49 family peptidase, whose protein sequence is MRSSSARTASFVVVVTAAIVTAVTVGPVVWGLATSGVSDRQSVAVVTLRGGTTDANVNAVTRQLRQLRSNDSVGAVVIRIDSPGGPVDASEEFYLAVNRTAQEMPVVAYVEGLAASGGYYGIVPADEIVVKPSSTVGSIGVVVQAPLSAIERDAETQEQFVRSGPDKAQISVDGLRADIERLQRSFVGTVLAHRGDRITLSRNEIASGRTFLGTQAVRNGFADRIGDVNAAISIAAERADGIDGDRYDVRYLGTQRPVNVVVLGQDVRRVEGDVVYVAAEDDSDGEFRQPVEYYAVWGVPTNDSDDGEVYVDG, encoded by the coding sequence ATGCGCAGTTCATCGGCCAGGACGGCCTCGTTCGTCGTCGTCGTCACCGCCGCGATCGTGACCGCCGTCACCGTCGGGCCGGTCGTCTGGGGGCTCGCGACCAGCGGCGTCAGCGACCGACAGAGCGTCGCCGTCGTCACGCTGCGAGGTGGGACCACCGACGCCAACGTCAACGCCGTCACCCGCCAGCTCCGCCAGCTCCGCTCCAACGACTCCGTCGGCGCGGTCGTGATCCGGATCGACAGCCCCGGCGGGCCGGTCGACGCCAGCGAGGAGTTCTACCTCGCGGTCAACCGGACCGCCCAGGAGATGCCCGTCGTCGCCTACGTCGAGGGGCTCGCGGCCAGCGGCGGCTACTACGGTATCGTCCCCGCCGACGAGATCGTCGTCAAGCCGAGTTCGACCGTCGGCAGCATCGGCGTCGTCGTCCAGGCCCCCCTGAGCGCCATCGAACGGGACGCCGAGACACAGGAGCAGTTCGTCCGCTCGGGCCCGGACAAGGCACAGATCAGCGTCGACGGGCTCCGGGCCGACATCGAGCGGCTCCAGCGGTCGTTCGTCGGGACGGTCCTCGCCCACCGGGGCGACCGGATCACCCTGTCGCGAAACGAGATCGCCAGCGGCCGGACCTTCCTCGGCACGCAGGCGGTCCGGAACGGCTTCGCCGACCGCATCGGCGACGTCAACGCCGCCATCTCGATCGCCGCCGAACGGGCAGACGGCATCGACGGCGACCGGTACGACGTCAGATACCTGGGCACCCAGCGGCCGGTCAACGTCGTCGTCCTCGGTCAGGACGTCCGGCGCGTCGAGGGGGACGTCGTCTACGTCGCGGCCGAGGACGACTCCGACGGGGAGTTCCGCCAGCCCGTCGAGTACTACGCCGTCTGGGGCGTCCCGACCAACGACAGCGACGACGGGGAGGTGTACGTCGATGGGTGA
- a CDS encoding DUF4350 domain-containing protein, which translates to MGEGRVITLLATYIVLVALAVGVVAAAGFVAGADLGRPDGATIEGQSPPQYQPERVEPAVDPETGEITVAPGDAEILVDTTHDNAVEPAELEPLAGALFAAGHRLRYTNNTTAANATGPPFGERLDGHAGLLLVQPTEGFTDRERAAVREYTAAGGHVVVLAEPTQTRVAGRSLNGTPTVSFAANDLTSAYGIRMGSDVLYNIDDDRNDNNFKSVYTAPTGSGPLTDGAGTVTLDTGGYALVDGPARPVYTAVEGTRTLRTRRTGQFPTVARTENLVFVADTSLVTRSEVYDADNEAFVGNLLTFLANGDAPGRADDADTGSDGTGS; encoded by the coding sequence ATGGGTGAGGGCCGCGTGATCACGCTGCTGGCGACGTACATCGTGTTGGTGGCGCTCGCGGTGGGGGTCGTCGCCGCCGCCGGGTTCGTCGCCGGAGCCGACCTCGGCCGGCCGGACGGTGCGACCATCGAGGGCCAGTCGCCGCCGCAGTACCAACCGGAGCGGGTCGAGCCGGCGGTCGATCCGGAGACGGGCGAGATCACCGTCGCGCCCGGCGACGCGGAGATCCTGGTCGACACCACCCACGACAACGCCGTCGAACCGGCCGAGCTCGAACCGCTCGCGGGGGCGCTGTTCGCCGCGGGACACCGACTCCGATACACGAACAACACGACCGCCGCGAACGCCACCGGCCCGCCGTTCGGCGAGCGCCTCGACGGCCACGCCGGCCTCCTGCTCGTCCAGCCGACCGAGGGGTTCACCGACCGGGAACGGGCGGCCGTCCGTGAGTACACGGCGGCCGGCGGGCACGTCGTCGTCCTCGCGGAACCGACCCAGACCCGCGTCGCCGGCCGGTCGCTGAACGGGACGCCGACGGTCTCGTTCGCCGCCAACGACCTGACGTCGGCGTACGGCATCCGGATGGGGTCGGACGTGCTGTACAACATCGACGACGACCGAAACGACAACAACTTCAAGAGCGTCTACACCGCCCCGACCGGGAGCGGCCCGCTGACCGACGGTGCCGGCACCGTCACGCTCGACACCGGCGGCTACGCGCTGGTCGACGGGCCCGCGCGCCCGGTCTACACGGCCGTCGAGGGGACCCGGACACTGCGGACTCGCCGCACGGGGCAGTTCCCGACCGTCGCCCGGACGGAGAACCTCGTCTTCGTCGCCGACACCTCTCTCGTCACCCGGTCAGAGGTCTACGACGCCGACAACGAGGCCTTCGTCGGCAACCTCCTGACGTTCCTCGCGAACGGCGACGCGCCCGGGCGGGCCGACGACGCCGACACCGGTTCCGACGGGACCGGTTCGTAG